Proteins from one Lachnospiraceae bacterium KGMB03038 genomic window:
- a CDS encoding amidohydrolase family protein: MLITAKKIVTGDGKTVIDDGAVCVDERGKIRKVGSASELKNMYPEEEVRDYPGSTLLPGLIDCHAHLGHFACRPAVMNDYMMAYITEKYAKDAFSRGVTALRDMGSPEGVCMTLKAASQMGLFKIPRMEYGGCALCITGGHGSAFGLGEGVEETDGMDALRKAIRTRVKHGSKWIKIMTSHRSDVCEYSQEELNLAVEESHRLGVKIMVHSGTQPSIGMCIKAGFDTIEHATFMTREQAEEMAEKGIAWTPTILPYATIYQNMEKKCAGMEEKPREYYYSKAASDMYKDHFKEYYDIGMLVTAGTDNITADGRSDLYVAKELAYMVEYGLTPVEAIQVGTMNGAKVMDMEDKVGQIKEGLCADLLIVDGDASSDIQALENVNTVYLNGEVVYGG; the protein is encoded by the coding sequence ATGTTGATCACAGCGAAGAAAATCGTAACAGGCGATGGGAAAACGGTAATAGACGATGGGGCTGTCTGTGTAGATGAGCGCGGTAAAATTCGGAAGGTCGGTTCTGCCAGCGAATTGAAAAATATGTATCCAGAGGAAGAGGTCAGGGATTATCCGGGGAGCACGCTGCTCCCCGGCCTGATCGACTGCCACGCCCACCTGGGACATTTCGCGTGCCGGCCCGCTGTCATGAATGACTATATGATGGCGTATATTACAGAAAAATACGCCAAAGACGCATTTAGCCGAGGAGTGACCGCGCTTAGGGATATGGGGTCTCCAGAAGGAGTCTGCATGACACTGAAAGCGGCATCCCAAATGGGACTCTTCAAGATCCCCAGAATGGAATATGGCGGATGCGCTCTGTGTATCACAGGCGGACACGGAAGCGCTTTTGGACTGGGGGAAGGCGTAGAAGAGACAGACGGGATGGATGCGCTCAGAAAAGCCATCCGTACAAGAGTCAAACATGGAAGTAAATGGATCAAGATCATGACCAGCCATCGCTCAGACGTGTGCGAGTACAGCCAGGAAGAACTGAATCTGGCGGTAGAGGAAAGTCACCGGCTTGGAGTAAAGATCATGGTACATTCTGGAACTCAGCCTTCCATAGGGATGTGTATCAAGGCAGGGTTTGACACGATTGAACATGCTACCTTTATGACCAGAGAACAGGCCGAGGAAATGGCGGAAAAGGGAATCGCCTGGACGCCTACGATCCTTCCGTACGCGACGATCTACCAGAATATGGAGAAGAAATGCGCGGGCATGGAAGAAAAACCAAGAGAATACTATTACAGTAAAGCGGCTTCCGATATGTATAAGGACCATTTCAAAGAATACTATGATATAGGGATGTTGGTGACGGCGGGAACAGATAATATCACCGCCGATGGAAGAAGCGACCTGTATGTGGCCAAAGAACTGGCTTACATGGTGGAATATGGTCTTACGCCGGTGGAAGCGATCCAGGTAGGGACCATGAATGGAGCGAAAGTGATGGATATGGAAGACAAAGTCGGCCAGATCAAAGAAGGCCTGTGCGCAGACCTTCTGATCGTAGACGGAGATGCGTCTTCGGACATCCAGGCATTGGAAAATGTCAATACGGTATACCTGAATGGAGAGGTTGTATATGGAGGATAA